The Pristis pectinata isolate sPriPec2 chromosome 28, sPriPec2.1.pri, whole genome shotgun sequence genome includes a window with the following:
- the polr2m gene encoding protein GRINL1A, producing the protein MWGGRQGRGSGGDLGDLGRGSGGELGDLGRGSGGELGDLGRRSRGELAELLRRQLKLQANKKFIQNLPDKGKRIDEFIQKLEAAIAHHEEVERTAELLSAVKLEFQMKQEMTLDKAETLTDESVTSAPTAGQAVRNKLVWNQHVLSEVDVKGGVKKESSEVCVENQKSSPERTTVLEREQAMVGSRTAKAPMKNENLFDSMVDNHGTMGIKQEENDRTNQHRATNVMKIDFDSTSDLLSDRFGRVSLTENKHRKVQRKVHEQPTAVDDVKFNDNPFWTLHHQVKKTPHYVDVLQHRAMNPVVKKAQFKTNHPMSGSPGSSPDRSPGRTELKLSPAERRLRNRKHLDEITAARLPPLYHSPAQLLSVEESAELQMSQKQKYESAQAKIAAEKLTQRLNIKTVNFDLKHEAPPVYQGYRDQGDSSSSEDDLT; encoded by the exons ATGTGGGGCGGGCGGCAGGGCCGGGGGTCTGGCGGGGACCTCGGGGACCTGGGCCGTGGGTCTGGCGGGGAGCTCGGGGACCTGGGCCGGGGGTCTGGCGGGGAGCTCGGGGACCTGGGCCGGAGGTCCCGCGGGGAGCTGGCGGAGCTGCTGAGGCGGCAGCTGAAACTTCAGGCGAACAA GAAATTTATTCAGAACTTGCCAGACAAGGGTAAACGAATCGATGAGTTCATACAAAAACTCGAGGCTGCAATTGCTCACCATGAGGAGGTGGAACGAACTGCGGAACTGCTTTCAGCAGTTAAACTGGAGTTTCAAATGAAGCAGGAGATGACTCTCGACAAGGCAGAGACCCTTACCGATGAGAGTGTAACATCAGCTCCAacagcaggacaggctgttagaaACAAATTGGTTTGGAATCAGCATGTTTTGTCAGAGGTTGATGTTAAAGGAGGTGTTAAGAAAGAGAGTTCTGAAGTTTGTGTTGAGAATCAAAAATCAAGTCCTGAGAGAACCACCGTTTTGGAGCGAGAGCAAGCAATGGTAGGAAGTCGCACAGCTAAGGCACCTATGAAAAATGAGAACCTTTTTGATTCTATGGTGGACAACCATGGTACCATGGGTATAAAGCAGGAAGAAAATGATCGTACCAATCAGCATCGTGCCACAAATGTGATGAAAATAGATTTTGATAGTACATCTGATTTGCTCAGTGATAGATTTGGCAGAGTCTCTCTGACAGAAAACAAGCAcagaaaggtgcagaggaaagtACACGAGCAGCCAACTGCAGTCGATGATGTGAAGTTCAATGACAATCCCTTTTGGACTCTTCACCACCAAGTGAAGAAAACTCCTCATTATGTTGATGTACTTCAGCACAGAGCTATGAATCCAGTGGTGAAAAAAGCACAATTTAAAACTAACCA CCCAAtgtctggatctcctggttcatctccGGACCGATCACCTGGCAGAACTGAGCTGAAACTTTCTCCTGCAGAACGTAGATTGAGGAACCGGAAGCACCTTGATGAGATCACGGCTGCGAGACTGCCCCCACTttaccattctcctgctcaactaCTGTCTGTAGAAGAATCTGCAGAATTACAAATGTCACAAAAGCAAAAGTATGAG TCCGCACAGGCCAAGATAGCTGCAGAGAAACTAACTCAAAGACTGAACATTAAAACGGTcaactttgatctgaaacatgaagCTCCTCCAGTATATCAAGGATATAGAGATCAGGGAGACAGCAGTTCTTCAGAAGATGATTTAACTTGA